The Phocoena sinus isolate mPhoSin1 chromosome 12, mPhoSin1.pri, whole genome shotgun sequence genome includes a window with the following:
- the MTFR2 gene encoding mitochondrial fission regulator 2 isoform X1, whose amino-acid sequence MSFILSILREMLEYFGVPVNQVLQIWENKDYGSARSIVRIIGKILPLEPCPRPNFELIPLLNSVDPANCGSVVPSFADVLCVTNDEEASYLRFRNSIWKNEEEEKIASFHPLQLVEDPLTPALRHNKPTKSDWPESEAAIKKIAALEDELAFLRSQIAAIVGRQELRNSTNSGSLDLKNDRPSGLGHMPSSGTTQLSVEPDSFSSSVFPSPPPPPPPPQVSSLQSPCSPLVQTASNNICASDNSATEVKKQHPDTRKTNFSHHSKNQKNKDVPNMLDVLKDVNKVKLRAIERSPGGRPIHKRKRQDSPWDPVSLISHALKQKFAFQEEDSFEKENNSWECSPFSSPETSRLQVLADRPREPSAELCPRGSINLGMTIPTWTKS is encoded by the exons ATGTCATTCATATTGAGTATCTTAAGAGAGATGCTGGAATATTTTGGTGTTCCTGTGAACCAG GTTTTGCAGATTTGGGAAAATAAAGACTATGGATCAGCTCGGAGTATTGTTCGTATTATTGGGAAAATTCTTCCTTTAGAACCTTGTCCCAGGCCTAATTTTGAG cTGATCCCACTCTTGAACTCTGTGGACCCAGCTAACTGTGGATCTGTAGTTCCATCTTTTGCTGACGTTTTGTGTGTGACGAATGATGAAGAAGCCAGTTATCTCAGATTTCG AAATAGTATATGGAAAaatgaagaagaggagaaaattgcTTCTTTCCATCCTTTGCAACTAGTTGAAGATCCATTGACACCTGCTCTAAGGCAtaacaaaccaacaaaaagtGATTGGCCTGAAAGTGaagctgcaattaaaaaaatagctgcCCTTGAAGATGAGCTAGCTTTTCTTCGCTCTCAGATTGCTGCAATTGTGGGAAGGCAAGAACTGAGAAACAGTACAAATTCTG GCTCCTTGGACTTGAAGAACGACAGGCCTAGTGGTTTGGGACACATGCCATCATCAGGGACTACTCAACTGAGTGTCGAACCAGATTCGTTTTCAAGTTCAGtgtttccctctcctcctcctccaccaccgCCTCCTCAGGTTTCTTCTCTACAGTCTCCATGTTCTCCTCTCGTGCAAACAGCCTCTAATAATATTTGTGCATCAGATAATTCAGCAACTGAAGTGAAAAAACAGCACCCAGATACTAGGAAAACCAATTTTAGTCATCattcaaaaaaccagaaaaataaagatgttccAAACATGTTGGATGTTCTGAAGGATGTGAATAAGGTCAAGCTACGTGCTATTGAAAG gtccccTGGGGGCAGACCcattcataaaaggaaaagacaagactCACCTTGGGATCCAGTGTCTTTAATATCCCATGCACTTAAGCAGAAATTtgcattccaagaagaagattcctttgagaaagaaaataattcctgGGAGTGTTCTCCATTTTCTAGTCCAGAAACTTCAAGG
- the MTFR2 gene encoding mitochondrial fission regulator 2 isoform X4: MSFILSILREMLEYFGVPVNQVLQIWENKDYGSARSIVRIIGKILPLEPCPRPNFELIPLLNSVDPANCGSVVPSFADVLCVTNDEEASYLRFRNSIWKNEEEEKIASFHPLQLVEDPLTPALRHNKPTKSDWPESEAAIKKIAALEDELAFLRSQIAAIVGRQELRNSTNSGSLDLKNDRPSGLGHMPSSGTTQLSVEPDSFSSSVFPSPPPPPPPPQVSSLQSPCSPLVQTASNNICASDNSATEVKKQHPDTRKTNFSHHSKNQKNKDVPNMLDVLKDVNKVKLRAIERSPGGRPIHKRKRQDSPWDPVSLISHALKQKFAFQEEDSFEKENNSWECSPFSSPETSRHKI, encoded by the exons ATGTCATTCATATTGAGTATCTTAAGAGAGATGCTGGAATATTTTGGTGTTCCTGTGAACCAG GTTTTGCAGATTTGGGAAAATAAAGACTATGGATCAGCTCGGAGTATTGTTCGTATTATTGGGAAAATTCTTCCTTTAGAACCTTGTCCCAGGCCTAATTTTGAG cTGATCCCACTCTTGAACTCTGTGGACCCAGCTAACTGTGGATCTGTAGTTCCATCTTTTGCTGACGTTTTGTGTGTGACGAATGATGAAGAAGCCAGTTATCTCAGATTTCG AAATAGTATATGGAAAaatgaagaagaggagaaaattgcTTCTTTCCATCCTTTGCAACTAGTTGAAGATCCATTGACACCTGCTCTAAGGCAtaacaaaccaacaaaaagtGATTGGCCTGAAAGTGaagctgcaattaaaaaaatagctgcCCTTGAAGATGAGCTAGCTTTTCTTCGCTCTCAGATTGCTGCAATTGTGGGAAGGCAAGAACTGAGAAACAGTACAAATTCTG GCTCCTTGGACTTGAAGAACGACAGGCCTAGTGGTTTGGGACACATGCCATCATCAGGGACTACTCAACTGAGTGTCGAACCAGATTCGTTTTCAAGTTCAGtgtttccctctcctcctcctccaccaccgCCTCCTCAGGTTTCTTCTCTACAGTCTCCATGTTCTCCTCTCGTGCAAACAGCCTCTAATAATATTTGTGCATCAGATAATTCAGCAACTGAAGTGAAAAAACAGCACCCAGATACTAGGAAAACCAATTTTAGTCATCattcaaaaaaccagaaaaataaagatgttccAAACATGTTGGATGTTCTGAAGGATGTGAATAAGGTCAAGCTACGTGCTATTGAAAG gtccccTGGGGGCAGACCcattcataaaaggaaaagacaagactCACCTTGGGATCCAGTGTCTTTAATATCCCATGCACTTAAGCAGAAATTtgcattccaagaagaagattcctttgagaaagaaaataattcctgGGAGTGTTCTCCATTTTCTAGTCCAGAAACTTCAAGG
- the MTFR2 gene encoding mitochondrial fission regulator 2 isoform X3 has protein sequence MSFILSILREMLEYFGVPVNQVLQIWENKDYGSARSIVRIIGKILPLEPCPRPNFELIPLLNSVDPANCGSVVPSFADVLCVTNDEEASYLRFRNSIWKNEEEEKIASFHPLQLVEDPLTPALRHNKPTKSDWPESEAAIKKIAALEDELAFLRSQIAAIVGRQELRNSTNSGSLDLKNDRPSGLGHMPSSGTTQLSVEPDSFSSSVFPSPPPPPPPPQVSSLQSPCSPLVQTASNNICASDNSATEVKKQHPDTRKTNFSHHSKNQKNKDVPNMLDVLKDVNKVKLRAIERSPGGRPIHKRKRQDSPWDPVSLISHALKQKFAFQEEDSFEKENNSWECSPFSSPETSRFGHHISQSEGH, from the exons ATGTCATTCATATTGAGTATCTTAAGAGAGATGCTGGAATATTTTGGTGTTCCTGTGAACCAG GTTTTGCAGATTTGGGAAAATAAAGACTATGGATCAGCTCGGAGTATTGTTCGTATTATTGGGAAAATTCTTCCTTTAGAACCTTGTCCCAGGCCTAATTTTGAG cTGATCCCACTCTTGAACTCTGTGGACCCAGCTAACTGTGGATCTGTAGTTCCATCTTTTGCTGACGTTTTGTGTGTGACGAATGATGAAGAAGCCAGTTATCTCAGATTTCG AAATAGTATATGGAAAaatgaagaagaggagaaaattgcTTCTTTCCATCCTTTGCAACTAGTTGAAGATCCATTGACACCTGCTCTAAGGCAtaacaaaccaacaaaaagtGATTGGCCTGAAAGTGaagctgcaattaaaaaaatagctgcCCTTGAAGATGAGCTAGCTTTTCTTCGCTCTCAGATTGCTGCAATTGTGGGAAGGCAAGAACTGAGAAACAGTACAAATTCTG GCTCCTTGGACTTGAAGAACGACAGGCCTAGTGGTTTGGGACACATGCCATCATCAGGGACTACTCAACTGAGTGTCGAACCAGATTCGTTTTCAAGTTCAGtgtttccctctcctcctcctccaccaccgCCTCCTCAGGTTTCTTCTCTACAGTCTCCATGTTCTCCTCTCGTGCAAACAGCCTCTAATAATATTTGTGCATCAGATAATTCAGCAACTGAAGTGAAAAAACAGCACCCAGATACTAGGAAAACCAATTTTAGTCATCattcaaaaaaccagaaaaataaagatgttccAAACATGTTGGATGTTCTGAAGGATGTGAATAAGGTCAAGCTACGTGCTATTGAAAG gtccccTGGGGGCAGACCcattcataaaaggaaaagacaagactCACCTTGGGATCCAGTGTCTTTAATATCCCATGCACTTAAGCAGAAATTtgcattccaagaagaagattcctttgagaaagaaaataattcctgGGAGTGTTCTCCATTTTCTAGTCCAGAAACTTCAAGG TTTGGACACCATATTTCACAGTCAGAAGGACATTGA
- the MTFR2 gene encoding mitochondrial fission regulator 2 isoform X2, translated as MSFILSILREMLEYFGVPVNQVLQIWENKDYGSARSIVRIIGKILPLEPCPRPNFELIPLLNSVDPANCGSVVPSFADVLCVTNDEEASYLRFRNSIWKNEEEEKIASFHPLQLVEDPLTPALRHNKPTKSDWPESEAAIKKIAALEDELAFLRSQIAAIVGRQELRNSTNSGSLDLKNDRPSGLGHMPSSGTTQLSVEPDSFSSSVFPSPPPPPPPPQVSSLQSPCSPLVQTASNNICASDNSATEVKKQHPDTRKTNFSHHSKNQKNKDVPNMLDVLKDVNKVKLRAIERSPGGRPIHKRKRQDSPWDPVSLISHALKQKFAFQEEDSFEKENNSWECSPFSSPETSRCSGISVANHPTGLALPHLKCWGACSQKP; from the exons ATGTCATTCATATTGAGTATCTTAAGAGAGATGCTGGAATATTTTGGTGTTCCTGTGAACCAG GTTTTGCAGATTTGGGAAAATAAAGACTATGGATCAGCTCGGAGTATTGTTCGTATTATTGGGAAAATTCTTCCTTTAGAACCTTGTCCCAGGCCTAATTTTGAG cTGATCCCACTCTTGAACTCTGTGGACCCAGCTAACTGTGGATCTGTAGTTCCATCTTTTGCTGACGTTTTGTGTGTGACGAATGATGAAGAAGCCAGTTATCTCAGATTTCG AAATAGTATATGGAAAaatgaagaagaggagaaaattgcTTCTTTCCATCCTTTGCAACTAGTTGAAGATCCATTGACACCTGCTCTAAGGCAtaacaaaccaacaaaaagtGATTGGCCTGAAAGTGaagctgcaattaaaaaaatagctgcCCTTGAAGATGAGCTAGCTTTTCTTCGCTCTCAGATTGCTGCAATTGTGGGAAGGCAAGAACTGAGAAACAGTACAAATTCTG GCTCCTTGGACTTGAAGAACGACAGGCCTAGTGGTTTGGGACACATGCCATCATCAGGGACTACTCAACTGAGTGTCGAACCAGATTCGTTTTCAAGTTCAGtgtttccctctcctcctcctccaccaccgCCTCCTCAGGTTTCTTCTCTACAGTCTCCATGTTCTCCTCTCGTGCAAACAGCCTCTAATAATATTTGTGCATCAGATAATTCAGCAACTGAAGTGAAAAAACAGCACCCAGATACTAGGAAAACCAATTTTAGTCATCattcaaaaaaccagaaaaataaagatgttccAAACATGTTGGATGTTCTGAAGGATGTGAATAAGGTCAAGCTACGTGCTATTGAAAG gtccccTGGGGGCAGACCcattcataaaaggaaaagacaagactCACCTTGGGATCCAGTGTCTTTAATATCCCATGCACTTAAGCAGAAATTtgcattccaagaagaagattcctttgagaaagaaaataattcctgGGAGTGTTCTCCATTTTCTAGTCCAGAAACTTCAAGG